From the uncultured Methanobrevibacter sp. genome, one window contains:
- a CDS encoding TIGR04076 family protein: protein MKKVKITVMRKVRHDDLIEKYENPLEHECDVDEGQVFIANGWMKPDNFCDSAWESLSPFVLALANGASDFYDGWMKNKKSAMISCNDGFRPVSFLLETMEEDAD from the coding sequence GAAAAGTTAGGCATGATGATTTGATTGAAAAATACGAAAATCCTCTGGAACATGAGTGTGATGTTGATGAAGGCCAGGTTTTCATTGCAAATGGCTGGATGAAACCTGATAACTTCTGTGATAGTGCTTGGGAGAGCCTTTCACCATTTGTATTGGCATTGGCTAACGGAGCCAGTGATTTTTACGATGGATGGATGAAAAATAAAAAATCAGCTATGATATCCTGCAATGACGGATTTCGTCCGGTAAGTTTTCTTTTGGAAACTATGGAAGAGGATGCAGATTAA
- a CDS encoding SLC13 family permease yields the protein MGKFSEKLSDFAKNEIIFVISLILAIISCFFVKPSFNYLNYINWDTIILLFVIMLIVEVLKNLSIFELLVRRLLIKILNTRQLVLLLVFIVFLSSIFITNDVSLIIFVPFAILALEKVDRLDLIIFTVSLQTIAANIGCMVLPIGAPHNIVLYTSSNIPFESFFMILLPYIIVSAIFLFALSFFIKKESISHPKMENVNVSHENFFKKVFFGVDYYLLLTFIALFILIGNLENIAFFNLFFKQWITGNEVLCGVVSSQIISNVPAAILLSGFSNNYEAIIVGINLGGFGTLIASMANLISYKIIVREHKDFKIKYLFVFTILNVVLLVILLGVCFLI from the coding sequence ATGGGTAAATTTAGTGAGAAACTTTCTGATTTTGCAAAAAATGAGATAATATTTGTCATATCATTAATATTGGCCATTATTTCTTGTTTTTTTGTCAAACCCAGTTTTAATTATTTAAATTACATTAATTGGGATACAATCATATTGCTTTTTGTAATCATGCTTATTGTGGAAGTTCTTAAAAATTTGTCTATTTTTGAGTTATTGGTTCGCAGATTGCTGATTAAAATCCTAAACACCCGTCAGCTTGTATTGCTTTTGGTTTTTATTGTTTTTTTAAGTTCCATATTTATTACCAATGATGTTTCGTTAATTATATTTGTGCCATTTGCTATTTTGGCTTTAGAAAAAGTTGACAGACTTGATTTGATAATATTTACAGTCTCTTTACAGACTATTGCAGCCAATATCGGATGTATGGTCCTTCCTATTGGAGCTCCTCATAATATTGTTTTGTACACATCATCAAATATTCCATTCGAATCCTTTTTCATGATACTTCTTCCTTATATCATAGTGTCTGCAATATTCCTGTTTGCATTGTCATTTTTTATTAAAAAAGAGAGTATTTCACATCCTAAAATGGAAAATGTTAATGTAAGTCATGAAAATTTCTTTAAAAAGGTATTTTTCGGTGTGGATTATTATCTGCTTTTAACTTTCATTGCATTATTTATTCTGATTGGCAATCTGGAAAACATTGCATTTTTTAATTTGTTTTTTAAACAGTGGATAACGGGCAATGAAGTTTTATGCGGCGTTGTTTCATCTCAGATAATTTCCAATGTTCCTGCTGCAATTCTGCTGAGCGGTTTCAGCAATAACTATGAAGCTATTATTGTAGGAATTAATCTGGGCGGATTTGGAACCCTTATTGCATCTATGGCAAATCTGATTTCCTATAAAATCATTGTCCGTGAGCATAAGGATTTTAAAATTAAGTATTTATTTGTATTCACGATTTTAAATGTTGTTCTTTTAGTAATTTTGTTGGGTGTTTGTTTTTTAATTTAG
- a CDS encoding DUF2115 domain-containing protein — MNGSEMYDDFSNVISGEEYVSSQSILDILKKYCETISVFDLMAVNAEMMEESKYVQDSYKKKSHGVYAKYFLGRIKDVHSDNTHHDKKVNKEEFIDAVATLKSYHDVESFTSKTKFPLIYGIISLYTTFVLEEPIHPVGTPFPGSLEVEEKDGKFYCPVKDANLESPNAVCKMCIAEQLEF; from the coding sequence ATGAACGGCAGTGAAATGTATGATGATTTTTCAAATGTGATTTCCGGTGAGGAATATGTCTCTTCACAGTCTATTCTTGATATCTTAAAAAAATATTGCGAAACCATTTCAGTATTCGATTTGATGGCAGTTAATGCGGAAATGATGGAAGAAAGCAAATACGTTCAGGACAGCTATAAAAAGAAAAGTCACGGCGTTTATGCCAAATATTTTTTGGGCCGCATCAAGGATGTTCACAGCGATAATACCCATCATGACAAGAAAGTTAATAAGGAAGAGTTCATCGATGCGGTTGCTACATTGAAATCATATCATGATGTGGAATCATTCACTTCAAAAACTAAATTTCCGTTAATATATGGAATTATTTCACTGTATACCACATTTGTTTTGGAGGAACCGATTCATCCGGTAGGCACTCCCTTTCCAGGATCTTTGGAAGTTGAAGAAAAAGACGGAAAATTCTATTGTCCTGTAAAGGATGCAAATCTTGAATCTCCAAATGCAGTTTGTAAAATGTGCATTGCAGAGCAGCTTGAATTTTAG